A single window of Nicotiana sylvestris chromosome 5, ASM39365v2, whole genome shotgun sequence DNA harbors:
- the LOC138868819 gene encoding uncharacterized protein: protein MVEGSRQWHEKLPFALLGYRTTVRTSVGTTPYSLVYGTEAVIPKEVEIPSLRIIAEAEIDDDEWVKSHLEQLSLIDEKRLGQKSSFVSEEPSVEKGSQQAGSIFDFQDPPGKWDLV from the exons atggtggaaggatctagacagtggcatgaaaagctgccttttgcattgttgggataccgcaccactgttCGTACTTCGGTGGGGAcaactccttactctttggtATATGGCACGGAAGCAGTTATACCCaaagaagtggaaatcccatctcttaGAATCATTGCGGAGgccgagatcgatgatgatgaatgggtgaaaagccaccttgagcagttgagtttgattgacgagaagagattg gggcagaaaagttcgtttgtttcagaggaaccctccgtggagaaaggcagtcaacAAGCAGGttcgatttttgattttcaggaccctcctggaaaatgggacctagtttaa